Proteins from a single region of Dictyostelium discoideum AX4 chromosome 5 chromosome, whole genome shotgun sequence:
- the dgat2 gene encoding diacylglycerol O-acyltransferase 2, with protein sequence MVRFVPWNVPLYRRLETMAVAIYAMVLPVCLIMAFNLIVIPLFWGIAIPYLVWMFYFDTKHESGGRRVSLVRNSILWRYFRDYFPISLIINSNYDPKKNYIFAYHPHGIISIGAFCNFATNANNIDEKLPGLKVHLLTLESNFKIPFLRDVLMSFGMSSVSKKSCENILNSGAGESICLVVGGAEESLDARPGLNEITLKKRKGFIKLALVNGASLVPVYSFGENDIYDQVPNPRGSLVRKIQTKIKDLTGIAPPLFMGRGIFNYDFGLLPVRHKIVTVVGEPIDIPKIKSPTDQVIEHYHQIYVEALQNLFDKHKNSCADKETGNLKIN encoded by the exons atggtTAGGTTTGTACCATGGAATGTTCCATTATATAGAAGGTTAGAAACTATGGCAGTTGCAATTTATGCAATGGTATTACCAGTATGTTTAATAATGGCATTCAATTTAATAGTGATACCATTGTTTTGGGGTATTGCAATACCTTATTTAGTTTGGATGTTTTATTTCGATACAAAACATGAAAGTGGTGGTAGACGTGTAAGTTTAGTTAGAAATTCAATACTGTGGCGTTACTTTAGAGATTATTTCCCAATCTCTTTAATtatcaattcaaattatGATCCAAAAAAGAATTACATCTTTGCCTATCATCCACATGGTATCATTAGTATTGGTGCTTTTTGTAATTTCGCTACAAATGCTAATAATATTGACGAAAAATTACCTGGTTTAAAAGTACATTTATTAACATtagaatcaaattttaaa atacCATTTTTAAGAGATGTTTTAATGAGTTTTGGTATGTCATCAGTTTCAAAGAAAAGttgtgaaaatattttaaattcaggAGCTGGTGAATCAATTTGTTTGGTAGTTGGTGGAGCAGAGGAATCACTAGACGCCCGTCCTGGGCTTAATGAAATTACattgaaaaagagaaaaggTTTCATTAAATTAGCATTGGTAAATGGTGCATCATTAGTACCAGTTTATTCATTTGGTGAAAATGATATCTATGATCAAGTACCAAATCCACGTGGTTCATTAGTTAGAAAGATTCAAACTAAAATCAAAGATCTAACTGGTATCGCACCACCATTATTCATGGGTAGaggaatttttaattatgattttggtttattaCCAGTTAGACATAAAATCGTTACTGTTG ttggCGAACCAATTGATATACCAAAGATTAAATCACCTACTGATCAAGTTATTGaacattatcatcaaatttatGTTGAAGCacttcaaaatttatttgacAAACACAAAAATTCTTGTGCTGATAAAGAAActggaaatttaaaaataaattaa